Proteins encoded within one genomic window of Pongo pygmaeus isolate AG05252 chromosome 4, NHGRI_mPonPyg2-v2.0_pri, whole genome shotgun sequence:
- the SQSTM1 gene encoding sequestosome-1 isoform X1 yields the protein MASLTVKAYLLGKEEAAREIRRFSFCFSPEPEAEAEAAAGPGPCERLLSRVAALFPALRPGGFQAHYRDEDGDLVAFSSDEELTMAMSYVKDDIFRIYIKEKKECRRDHRPPCAQEAPRNMVHPNVICDGCNGPVVGTRYKCSVCPDYDLCSVCEGKGLHRGHTKLAFPSPFGHLSEGFSHNRWLRKVKHGHFGWPGWEMGPPGNWSPRPPRAGDARPGPTAESASGPSEDPSVNFLKNVGESVAAALSPLGIEVDIDVEHGGKRSRLTPVSPESSSTEEKSSSQPSSCCSDPSKLGGNVEGATQSLAEQMRKIALESEGHPEEHMESDNCSGGDEDWTHLSSKEVDPSTGELQSLQMPESEGPSSLDPSQEGPTGLKEAALYPHLPPEADPRLIESLSQMLSMGFSDEGGWLTRLLQTKNYDIGAALDTIQYSKHPPPL from the exons ATGGCGTCGCTCACCGTGAAGGCCTACCTTCTGGGCAAGGAGGAAGCGGCGCGCGAGATCCGCCGCTTCAGCTTCTGCTTCAGCCCCGAGCCTGAGGCGGAAGCCGAGGCTGCGGCAGGTCCGGGGCCCTGCGAGCGGCTGCTGAGCCGGGTGGCCGCCCTGTTCCCCGCGCTGCGGCCCGGCGGCTTCCAGGCGCACTACCGCG ATGAGGACGGGGACTTGGTTGCCTTTTCCAGTGACGAGGAATTGACAATGGCCATGTCCTACGTGAAGGATGACATCTTCCGAATCTACATTAAAG agaaaaaagagtgcCGGCGGGACCACCGCCCACCGTGTGCTCAGGAGGCGCCCCGCAACATGGTGCACCCCAACGTGATCTGTGATGGCTGCAATGGGCCCGTGGTAGGAACCCGCTACAAGTGCAGTGTCTGCCCAGACTACGACTTGTGTAGCGTCTGTGAGGGAAAGGGCTTGCACCGGGGGCACACCAAGCTCGCATTCCCCAGCCCCTTCGGGCACCTGTCTGAG GGCTTCTCACACAACCGCTGGCTCCGGAAGGTGAAACACGGGCACTTCGGGTGGCCAGGATGGGAAATGGGCCCACCAGGAAACTGGAGCCCACGTCCTCCTCGTGCAGGGGATGCCCGCCCTGGTCCCACGGCGGAATCAG CTTCTGGTCCATCGGAGGATCCCAGTGTGAATTTCCTGAAGAACGTTGGGGAGAGTGTGGCAGCTGCCCTTAGCCCTCTGG GCATTGAAGTTGATATTGATGTGGAGCACGGAGGGAAAAGAAGCCGCCTGACCCCCGTCTCTCCAGAGAGTTCCAGCACTGAGGAGAAGAGCAGCTCACAGCCAAGCAGCTGCTGCTCTGACCCCAGCAAGCTGGGTGGGAATGTTGAGGGCGCCACGCAGTCTCTGGCGGAGCAGATGAGAAAGATCGCCTTGGAGTCCGAGGGGCACCCTGAG GAACACATGGAGTCGGATAACTGTTCAGGAGGAGATGAAGACTGGACCCATTTGTCTTCAAAAGAAGTGGACCCATCTACAGGTGAACTGCAGTCCCTACAGATGCCAGAATCCGAAGGGCCAAGCTCTCTGGACCCCTCCCAGGAGGGACCCACAGGGCTGAAGGAAGCTGCCTTGTATCCGCATCTCCCCCCAG AGGCTGACCCGCGGCTGATTGAGTCCCTCTCCCAGATGCTGTCCATGGGCTTCTCTGATGAAGGCGGCTGGCTCACCAGGCTCCTGCAGACCAAGAATTATGACATCGGGGCGGCTCTGGACACCATCCAGTATTCAAAGCATCCCCCGCCGTTGTGA
- the SQSTM1 gene encoding sequestosome-1 isoform X2: protein MAMSYVKDDIFRIYIKEKKECRRDHRPPCAQEAPRNMVHPNVICDGCNGPVVGTRYKCSVCPDYDLCSVCEGKGLHRGHTKLAFPSPFGHLSEGFSHNRWLRKVKHGHFGWPGWEMGPPGNWSPRPPRAGDARPGPTAESASGPSEDPSVNFLKNVGESVAAALSPLGIEVDIDVEHGGKRSRLTPVSPESSSTEEKSSSQPSSCCSDPSKLGGNVEGATQSLAEQMRKIALESEGHPEEHMESDNCSGGDEDWTHLSSKEVDPSTGELQSLQMPESEGPSSLDPSQEGPTGLKEAALYPHLPPEADPRLIESLSQMLSMGFSDEGGWLTRLLQTKNYDIGAALDTIQYSKHPPPL from the exons ATGGCCATGTCCTACGTGAAGGATGACATCTTCCGAATCTACATTAAAG agaaaaaagagtgcCGGCGGGACCACCGCCCACCGTGTGCTCAGGAGGCGCCCCGCAACATGGTGCACCCCAACGTGATCTGTGATGGCTGCAATGGGCCCGTGGTAGGAACCCGCTACAAGTGCAGTGTCTGCCCAGACTACGACTTGTGTAGCGTCTGTGAGGGAAAGGGCTTGCACCGGGGGCACACCAAGCTCGCATTCCCCAGCCCCTTCGGGCACCTGTCTGAG GGCTTCTCACACAACCGCTGGCTCCGGAAGGTGAAACACGGGCACTTCGGGTGGCCAGGATGGGAAATGGGCCCACCAGGAAACTGGAGCCCACGTCCTCCTCGTGCAGGGGATGCCCGCCCTGGTCCCACGGCGGAATCAG CTTCTGGTCCATCGGAGGATCCCAGTGTGAATTTCCTGAAGAACGTTGGGGAGAGTGTGGCAGCTGCCCTTAGCCCTCTGG GCATTGAAGTTGATATTGATGTGGAGCACGGAGGGAAAAGAAGCCGCCTGACCCCCGTCTCTCCAGAGAGTTCCAGCACTGAGGAGAAGAGCAGCTCACAGCCAAGCAGCTGCTGCTCTGACCCCAGCAAGCTGGGTGGGAATGTTGAGGGCGCCACGCAGTCTCTGGCGGAGCAGATGAGAAAGATCGCCTTGGAGTCCGAGGGGCACCCTGAG GAACACATGGAGTCGGATAACTGTTCAGGAGGAGATGAAGACTGGACCCATTTGTCTTCAAAAGAAGTGGACCCATCTACAGGTGAACTGCAGTCCCTACAGATGCCAGAATCCGAAGGGCCAAGCTCTCTGGACCCCTCCCAGGAGGGACCCACAGGGCTGAAGGAAGCTGCCTTGTATCCGCATCTCCCCCCAG AGGCTGACCCGCGGCTGATTGAGTCCCTCTCCCAGATGCTGTCCATGGGCTTCTCTGATGAAGGCGGCTGGCTCACCAGGCTCCTGCAGACCAAGAATTATGACATCGGGGCGGCTCTGGACACCATCCAGTATTCAAAGCATCCCCCGCCGTTGTGA